The following DNA comes from Rhodanobacter sp. AS-Z3.
CCGGCAAGCCTGATCCGGATTGGTCGGCGTTCCCGCATGCCGAGGTGAAGGTATTGGCTGCCACGCGGCATTCGCGCAAGCTCAAGCGTGGCGCGTTGCGTGGCAACCGCTTCGTGCTGGTCTTGCGCGACGTACAGGGAGATCACGCCACGGCCGAGGGCGTGCTGGCGCAGATCAGCAAACGTGGCGTGCCGAACTACTTCGGCGAACAACGTTTCGGTCGCGAAGGCAACAACGTTGCCCAGGCGCGCGCGATGTTCGGCGGGCGTCGTGTCGAGCGCGACAAGCGCTCGCTGCTGCTGTCGGCGGCGCGTTCGTACATCTTCAACAACGTGTTGGCGGAGCGGGTTGAGCGTGGCGCCTGGGACACGCCTTTGCAAGGCGAGATCTGGTCGCTGGCCGGCTCGCGGTCGTGGTTCGGCCCGGAGCCATTCACGCCGGTGCTGGCCGAACGGCTGGCGCGTGCCGACATCCACCCGTCGGGCCCGTTGTGGGGGCAGGGCGATCCGCCAAGCGCGGATGATGCCGGTTCGCTGGAATGCGAAGTGGCCGCGCAAGACGGCGACCTGGTGGCTGGGTTGGTGGCGGCACGGATGGATCAGGAGCGTCGGCCCTTGCGTCTGCTGCCCAAAGACCTGCGTTGGCGCTGGCTGGCCGACGATGCGCTGGAAGTGTCATTCGAACTGCCCGCCGGCGCGTATGCCACCGTGGTCATGCGCGAGCTTGCCGCTGTGCGCGATTGACAGCGTGGAAGTGAGCGCAGCGAACTGAACAACGGGCGAGGGCGGACTTGGTCCGCTGTTTGTCCCCACTTCTACTGTTGCTTTAAGCGCAGTCCTCGTCATCAACCTTTCAGCAGCACCACGACGGCGCCGGTGCCGCCCATCGAAGGTCGGGCCGAAGCAAAGGCGACGACATCGTCGCGCCGTCGCAACACGCGATCGGTCAGTCCCTTCAGCACCGGTCCGGCCGCTTTCGAGCGCAAACCCTTGCCGTGGACGATACGCACACAGCGCAGGCCATGATGTTTCGCCTCGGCCAGGAAGATGGCGATGCTGGCCTGCGCCGCCGCCATATTCATCTGGTGCAGGTCGAGATCGTCCTGCACGCTGAATTGACCGCGCTTGAGCTGGCGCAGCAGTTTCGGTGAATAGCCTTCGCGCAGGTAACTCAGTTCCTCACCGATTTCGAGCATGGCCGGGTCGAAGGACAGATCCAGCAGCTCACCGGGGACCGCCGCTTCGTCTGCCTCGAACATGCGTGGACGGGGTTCTGGCCGGAGCGTTGCCGGTTGCGGCGCCACTGGCGCGAGAGGTCGTACTTCGCCGATGGCCTCGCGGAACAGACGGGCATCGCCTTCGTCGATCGGATTGGGGATGCGCTGCTTCATGTTTGCATGCTAAGACAATTGATGACGGATGTTCTCGCGCGTTTGCTCGCGACAAAGGTCGCATCCTGAGTCAAGTGACTGTTCTATCGCACGGACAGACTGTGATGCGCATGCCGCCATGGGCCGTAGCTGACCTGCAGGGGCTTCAATACAAGCTATTGAGGCGCCGTTGATCTTCACGAATATGCGTCACCGGTTCATGACGACCATACCGCCTTTATCTGCTGCAACCGGCAAGCTGCTGGTTGTGCCGGGGCTCGCAAGGTTTGACGTGTGCCGCGGTCGGGATGCAGCCAGTGCTTTTACGTGAATGGCATGCCAACTCAGGCGGTCTGCTGTGAAGCTCTGATTTTCGGTGGCGAAAGGCTGCGTTGAAGGGCCTGCATCGCAAGGCCTCTGGCGTTGCCGGAGGCTATTTGCCGACAAAAGAGGATTGCTGATTGGTATTCTGGGCAGGCGAGGTACTCGTGGTTCCAGAGGGAGATGCTGTGCACAGGAGCGTCGGGGCATTCACAACATGGTTGCTTGCCATGGCAAGCGCGATGCCAGCAACTTCGGTTTGTGCGGAAATTCCGCAAGCGCGCTCTGTATCCCATTCGGTACCGGCCAGGCAGGATCAGTCCGGCACGACGGACCAGGTCACGCGCCAGCACCAACCGGTCGCCGGCATAGAGGACCAAGCGCACACCATGGAGCTTGGCTCGGTGGTGGTCACCGCCAATCGGCGCGATGAGACGCTGCAGACTGTGGCTGCCCCGGTATCAGTGCTGACCAACAGGGATATCGAGCGTCAGCATCTGGAGGACTTTGCCGACTACGCCGGCACCGTGCCGGGTCTGAATTACGTTTCGATGGGACCGGGACAGACCGAGTTGAGCCTCCGCGGCATCGCTTCGGGTTCGGCGCAGCCCAGCGCGTCGGTAGGTGTCTATGTCGATGAAACTCCTTATGGGTCCAGCAGCGTGTTTGCGACGGGTTCCTTGACGACGCCGGATCTGGACCCCACCGATCTGGAACGCGTCGAAGTGTTGCGCGGCCCACAGGGCACCTTGTATGGCGCCGGTGCGCTGGGTGGCGTGATTCGTTTCATCACGATTGATCCCGATACCCAGAGTTTGTCGGGACGCGTGCAGCTAGAGGGTAACCGTGTTGCCGGTGGCGGCAGCGGTTTCAGCACGCATGGAATGATCAATCTGCCATTGATCACCGACAAGATGGCCGTCCGTGCCACGGCCTTTGATCGAACCGATCCCGGTTTTATCGACGACGCTGGTCTGGGCAAAAGGAATGTCAACGACAGCCGGGTCAAGGGTGGTCGTGTTTCCTTGTTGTGGATGCCGTCGGAACAAACTTCGCTGCGCCTGATGACCCTGGCGCAGAACCTCAACGGTGACGGCAGTCCGTCGGTCACGCTGCATCCCCTCAGCAACCAGCCGATTTACGGTGATTTGCAGCAACGGGTTGCGGCGAAGACCGGCACCTTTGCTGGGCGCTATCGCCTCTCCAACGCGACGCTGAAGAGCGATTTCGGATGGTCGTCGCTGACCGCATCCAGCAGTTACAGCACGCTGGATGCTCGCAGTCAGCCGGATGACACGCCGTTGCTGTATCTCGGTCCGCCGACGGGTACCGTGCAGACCAACACCGTGCGTCAGACCAAGGCAACCCAGGAACTGCGACTGCAGTCGCCGACGGATCAGACGGTGGAGTGGCTGGGTGGCGTGTTCTTCACGCATGAGACGGGCAGCAACCTGCAACATGTTTTTCCGATCAACTATGCGACGGGAGTAGCAGTTGCTTCGCCGTTCGGCATGCCGATTGCCGATGTGTCATTGCCCAGTACATACGACGCCTATGCGGCCTATGCCAGCCTGACCTTCCATATTTCTGAGCGTTTTGACGTGGAAATGGGTCTGCGGTACAGCCATGACCAGCAGCATTTCCAGGAAATTGGCAGTGGCGTCCTGTTTGGTTCGGCCATACCGATGGTACTGGTCGACAAGAAGTCCGCCGACAGCAGCAATACCTACTCGTTGACGCCGCGTTTCCATATCAGCGATACAACGATGATTTACGGGCGCGTGGCATCGGGCTTTCTGCCCGGTGGTCCGAACGTGGTTCCGGCGGGTATTCCCGGTGTCCCGGCCACCTTCAGTCCGACCAGGCTGGTCAACTACGAGCTTGGCCTGAAGACAACTTCGGCAGACCACCGGTTCACAGCGGATCTTTCGGCGTTCTATATCGACTGGACAAGAATTCCGCTGACCACGTTCATCAACCCGTATAGCTTTCTCACTGATGCTGGCAAGGCCGATAGCAAGGGTCTGGAAGCAACGATCCAGTTCATTCCCGTGCAAGGTGTGCGGCTTGCCTTCAACTCCGCGTATACCCACGCCAAGCTGACGTCTGCTGCGCCGTCACCGTCCAATGGCAAGGCGGGCGACCGGCTTCCCTACAGTCCGCAGTTCACTGCCAATGTGAGTGCGGACTATGATTTTCCGCTGAGCGGTGGCTGGAAGGGTTTTGTCGGCGCGACTTACCAGTTCGTCGGTTCACGCATGACGGACTTCGCCTTCGATGGGTCGGCAAGGTCGACGGTGCCGTCCTACGAAACGCTTGCCTTGCGTGCCGGTGCTTCCCATGACCAATGGGACTTCCACCTGTACGTCAAGAATCTGGGCAACGAGCGCGGCATTGTGCAGGGTAGTGGCGGTGCCGGTCGGATGAATCCGGTTAGTGGGATGAACGAAAACAAGGCGACGATCATCACGCCACGGCAGATGGGCGTTTCTGTCAGCTACAGCTTCTGAGCGGTATCGGGAAGACACGCCAGGCAAGATCTTCCTGCGTGTGATTAACCCGGCCGAGTATCGCGCACAGAGCGCTGCATTCACGGATGCTGGGAACAGACGACGAGCATCACGGTTGCGTTGACCGACACGGCATGCCGGCGTCGATGGAGGGGTACTTGCCGAGTGACCACGGTGGCTGCCTTGATGCGTTGGTCAGTACGCGCGGCGAAACGCTTTTCGGCGCGGATGGGGTGATCCAGGTCGGCGGCAAGTCACGAAGGTTGCGTGCTGTTGGCTAACTTCTGCGGCACCCTGATCGATGACACACCCGCTCTGCACGACGCCCTGGAGCATGCGCAGTGCGATCGGTTCCGCCCGCTCGTGTGGGAAAAGAAATGGCCGGCGCTGATTCGGGAAGTGTTCGCCGAAACCGTTCTTCGGCGCGCTGTAGCGGTGGCAGCCACCCTACCGGCAAGCTGTCTGCAGATGCTGCGAATGCACTGCTGTCGGCGCAACGCCAGCGACTGAGTTTGCCGGTGGCTGATCCGGTGCGTGGTGACGACGCATTCGAGCAACCGGTGGACGCTGCACTCAGCGGGTCGCTGATCCGGCGGGCTCCCATCTGCTGTGGTCGCCACAAGTGCCGGTGCGCTTGCGCAACGGGTGCGGGAGGTCGAGCACCGATGATGTGAAACGCGCGCGGCGCTCCGGTAAACTCGACAAATAAGGTTGTTGCGCTGGCTCATGGTCCGGCGTGCCAACCATCCGTTTTTCGATGGAGCATCATGCGAGTTCTGGTGAGTAATGACGACGGCGTGGATGCCCCTGGCATCCGCGTGCTGGCAGAGCGCCTTGCTGCGGTGGCCAAGGTGACGGTGGTGGCGCCTGATCGTGACCGTTCCGGGGCCAGCAATTCGCTTACCCTCGATGCGCCCTTGCGGGTCTTGCCGATGGGTGATGGTTTTTACCGCGTGGCAGGCACGCCGACCGATTGCGTGCATCTGGCGTTGGCTGGCCTGCTCGACGAAGAGCCGGACATGGTGGTGTCGGGTATCAACAACTCGGCCAACCTCGGCGACGACGTGATTTATTCGGGCACCGTTTCGGCGGCGATGGAAGGGCGCTTTCTCGGCTTGCCGGCGATTGCCGTGTCGTTGGTCAGTCATGATCACAAGGGCGTGCATTACGAATCGGCGGCAAAAGCGGTCTTGCTGTTGATGCAGCGGTTGCTGGTCGATCCGCTGCCGGCGGACACCATTCTCAACGTCAACGTGCCGGACTGCCCCTGGGATGAAATCCAGGGCTTCGAGGTCACCCGACTGGGACGTCGCCATCGTGCGGCTCCCTGCATTGCGCAGACTGATCCCCGGGGGCGTCCGATCTGGTGGATTGGTCCGGCTGGCGAAGCGGATGACGCCGGCCCGGGTACCGATTTCAATGCGGTGCGTCGCGGCTTTGTTTCGGTGACGCCCATTCATGTCGACCTGACTCGTTTCCAGGCACTGGAGAAAGTCAGTAGCTGGATGCTGCCGCTCAGCGATGAGATGGCCCGTGGTCGCGGCACCGCGAGCGAGGTAGCCTGAGTCATGACGGTTTATCCACTGCCGCCGGCGGAGCTGAAAGGCGAAGGGATGACTTCGCAGCGGGCGCGCGACCGGCTGGCCACCTTGCTGAAGGACAGCGGCATCCGCGATACGCGGGTGATCGAGGTGATCCGGAATTTGCCGCGTCACCATTTCATCGATCAGGCGCTGCATTCACGCGCCTACGAAAATGATGCCTTGCCGATCGGCCACGGCCAGACCATCTCGCAACCGTGGGTGGTGGCGAGGATGACCGAAGCCTTGCTTGAGCATTTCGATGCGAAGCAGGGCATGCCGCAGAAGGTGCTGGAGATCGGTACCGGTTCCGGCTATCAGGCGGCGGTGCTGGCAGCTTTGGTACCGCAGTTGTTCACCGTGGAACGCATCGAGGCGCTGCTGCGACAGGCGCGTCGACGCTTCCGTCAGCTTGGTCTGACCAATCTGCGTTCGCGTCACGACGACGGCAAACTGGGCTGGGCTGATGAAGCGCCGTTCGACGCAATCATTCTCACTGCTGCCGGCGATACCATTCCCACCCGCATTCTTGACCAGCTCAGCCCAACCGGCGTGCTGGTGGCGCCGGTCGGTTCGCCCAGCCGTCAAACCCTGATCCGCATGCGTGGCGACGGGCAGGGCGATTTCATCCAGGAAGAACTCGGCCCGGTCAGTTTCGTGCCGCTGCTTGGCGGGATCGGCTGATGCGTCTGTTCGAGACACTTTATGCGCGGGCACTGGTCTGGGCACGCGCGCCGCGTGCGGTGTACTACCTGTGTGCGCTGAGCTTTTTCGAGGCGTTCATTTTTCCGATCATGCCGGAAGTGATGCTGGCCCCGATGATGCTGGGCAAACGGCACAAGGCGTTTTTCTACGCCAACCTGTCGCTGCTGTTTTCGCTGCTGGGCGCGCTGGTCGGCTATGCCCTGGGACACTGGGCCTACGAGACCGTGAAGCCGCTCCTGAGCGTGCACATGCAGCAGGTCATCACGGTCTGGGTGGACAATCTGCGCACCGACATGAACCAGCATTGGCTTGCCATGTTGGGCGCACTGACGCTGGCGGCGCTGCAGCCGGTGATTCCGATGAAGCTGGTGACCTGGGCGGCCGGCATCGTCGGCGTGCCGGTGCTGCCGTTCCTTGCCTGCGTGGCCGTCGGTCGCGGCAAGCGGGTGTGGCTGCTGGCTTTGTTGATCCGCTTGTTTGGTGAGCGTGCCGAACGCATGCTGCATCGAAATATCGAGTGGATCGGCTGGGCCGCGCTGGTGTTGCTGGGATTATTGCTGGGCTGGTGGCTGTGGTCGCGGGGATGAACAGGTCACGGCGAGCATCGTGCATGAAAATGCCCGCCCGCCTCGGTATGCTGGGTAGCATGAATCGTTATCTTCAAGGCTCGATGTTGCTGCTTGCCGTATGCGTACTGTCCGCGTGCGGCATCATGCGGAGCTCGGTCGTGGTAGAGCCTGCACCAGGCAATACCTATCGCAATGCGCCCAGCGTCGTTGCGCCATCACCGGCGCGCACGCCGATACCGGGTGGCAGCTACCAGGTGATGCATGGCGATACCCTGTATTCCATTGCGTTTCGCAAAGGCGTCGATTTTCGCGACCTGGCTCAATGGAACAATATTGCCGCGCCCTATACGATCTGGCCGGGCCAGCAATTGATCCTGTCGCCCCATGCGAAACAGGATTCCGGCCACGCGGCCACGCTGCCGCCCGCGAAGTCGGCAACAACGTCGGTGGCCACGGCGCCGATGTTCGAGCCGGTGCTGCCGGCGCCAGCCGCAGCCCCGGCGGAGAGCGCCGGGCCAGCCGTGGCAGCGACCGCTTCTGCTGCTCATTCGCCGGTGTCGGGTACGACGGTAGCAAGGCCGGTTGTGCCCGCCGTGGCCGCTACGGTACCGAACGTGGTGCCAGTAGCCGGCGTTCCCGCCGAGGCGCCAGCTGCGATGCCACCGCCGGCACCGCCAGCAGCCGGAGTGTCGCGAGTGGTCAGTGGCGTGCAATGGCACTGGCCGGCGGACGGTACCCTGGTAGGCCGTTTCAGCAGCGGCGATGCAATTCCCGGCATTGAAATCGCTGGCAAAGCCGGTGATCCCGTACGGGCCGCCGCTGACGGCGTGGTGGTTTACAGCGGCAACGGCCTGGTCGGCTACGGCGAGCTGGTGATCATCAAGCACAACGACAGCTTTCTGTCTGCCTATGGTCACAACCGCAAACGGCTGGTCAAGGAAGGGCAGCGCGTCAGTCGCGGTCAGCAGATTGCGGAAATGGGTTCGACCGGAGCCTCCCGCAACGAACTGGAGTTTCAGATCCGCAAGGACGGCAACCCGGTAGACCCGCTGACTTATTTGCCCCAGCGCTGAGTTACTGCCAATCGCAGCAGGCTGAAGCAAGTCGCCGTGATTAGCCCGGCGGCAGAATGAATGCGGCGATGACTCGACGGCCTTCGTCAGCCAGCAGGTTGTAAGTGCGCGCTGCGGCGGCGTTGTCCATGACTTCGATGCCAATGTTCTTGCGCAGGAAACCGGCCATGAACTCCGCCGCTGGGAAGCTCTGGCGCGCGCCGGTACCCAGTACGACCAGTTCGGGTTTCAGCACCAGCAATTCCTGGACATGACTGGCATCGAGCATGTTCGCGTCGGTCACCGGCCAGTTCTCGATCGCCTTGTCCGGTGCAAGCAGGAAGCTTGCCGTGAGCTCGCGATCAATCAGGGTGATGCCCTGCGCGCCCACCCGACGCACGTACAGATAACCTTCGGGACGTTCCAGCGACAGATCCATCAGCGCGGCAGGGCGATCTTCGGTTCGTCGACGTTGCGGCGAAACAGCACCACGACATGGCCGATTTGCTGAACCGGCTCGGCACCGGTGCCGCCGGTCAGCACATCAATCTGCGCCTGACGTTCGTCCTTGTCGCCACCGGACAGCTTGATCTTGACCAGCTCGTGGATATCCAGCGCCTGGTTCAATTCTTTCACCACCGCCTCGGTGGCGCCCTTGTTGCCCAGCAGCACAACCGCGTTCAGGTCGTGGGCGAGGCTGCGCAGGTAGCGGGTCTGCGAGGAGGTAAGGGCCATGCGGTGGGACTCGATTCACGGTTGATGAACGGCAAAGGGTATCATGCGGGCATCCCGTTCCCCAATCGGCAACAGTAACGACATGGCCCGCAGCAAAAGCAGTGCAGTCTGGCTGCGCGAACATTTCAACGACGAGTATGTGAAGAAGGCGCAGGCTGAAGGCCTGCGTTCGCGTGCCGTCTACAAGCTGGAAGAGCTGCTGGAGCGCGACCGTCTGCTCAAGCCGGGTATTAATGTGGTCGATCTGGGCGCAGCCCCGGGCAGTTGGTCGCAATTAGTGAGCAATCGGCTAGGCGGTACCGGTAAAGTGTTCGCGCTGGACATCCTGCCCATGCAGAGCATCGCGGGGGTGGATTTCCTGGAGGGCGACTTCCGCGAGGAAAGCGTGCTGCGGGAGCTGGAATCGCGCATGGAAGGCCTCAAGGTCGATCTTGTACTGTGCGATATGGCCCCCAATATGAGTGGAGTGGCACTGGCTGACCAGATCCGTGCGATGGCCCTGGCCGAGCTGGCGCTCGATTTCAGCCGGCAGTGGTTGAAGCCGGGCGGTTCGTTCCTGATCAAGTTGTTTCAGGGTGTCGGCTTTGACGATTACTTGCGTAGCTTGCGCGCGGACTTCAGTCGCGTGACGATGCGTAAACCTAAGGCCTCACGCGCACGTTCGCGTGAGGTGTACGCGCTGGCGATGGGCCGCAAACCCGTCGCCACGACACCGGGCGAGAACCGTGCATGAATGAAACAGCGAAAAATGTGTTGCTCTGGGTGATCATTGCGGTGGTTTTGTTCACCGTATTCCAGAACTTCAATCCGCATGGCTCCGCTGCTGCGGACATGCCCTACAGCGCGTTCAACAGCGGCGTGGAGAGTGGCAGCGTGGCCAGCGCCACGATCAGCGCTGACCAGCCCGCCACGATCAGCGGCAAGCTCAAGGATGGCAGTGCATTCCGTACGGTTGTGCCGGTCCTTGGCTTTTCCACCAACCAGGTGGTCAAGCAGATGCAGGACAAGGGCGTCGAGGTTCGTCAGGACCCGGCGGAGGGGTTCTCGCTGATCGGCTTGCTGATCAGCTGGCTTCCGGTGTTGCTGATGGTTGGCGTGTTCATCTGGTTCATGCGCCAGATGCAGTCCGGTGGCGGTGGCCGTGGAGCAATGAGCTTTGGCCGCTCGCGCGCCAAGCTGCAGGGCGAAGACCAGATCAAGGTCAATTTCAGTGACGTTGCCGGCTGCGACGAAGCGAAGGAAGAGGTCGGCGAGCTGGTCGAATTCCTGCGTGATCCATCCAAGTTCCAGAAGCTGGGCGGCAAGATTCCGCGTGGTGTGCTGATGGTCGGCCCGCCGGGTACCGGCAAGACGTTGCTGGCCAAGGCGATTGCTGGGGAGGCCAAGGTGCCGTTCTTCGCGATCTCCGGCTCGGACTTCGTCGAGATGTTCGTGGGCGTGGGCGCCAGCCGCGTGCGCGACATGTTCGAGCAGGCAAAAAAGCACGCACCCTGCATCATCTTCATCGACGAGATCGACGCGGTGGGTCGCCATCGTGGCGCAGGCCTCGGCGGCGGTCATGACGAACGCGAGCAGACGCTCAACCAGTTGCTGGTCGAGATGGACGGCTTCGAGGGTACCGAAGGCATCATCGTGATCGCAGCAACCAACCGCCCCGACGTGCTCGATCCGGCCCTGCTGCGCCCTGGTCGCTTCGATCGGCAGGTGGTTGTCGGGTTGCCGGACGTGCGCGGTCGTGAGCAGATCCTCAAGGTACACATGCGCAAGGTGCCGACGGCCAGTGACGTCAATGCCATGACCATTGCTCGCGGCACACCCGGCTTCTCCGGCGCTGACCTGGCCAACCTGGTCAACGAGGCGGCGCTGTTCGCCGCACGCGAGAATGCGCGCGAGGTGCGCATGGCGCATCTCGACAAGGCACGTGACAAGATTCTGATGGGCACCGAGCGTCGTTCGATGGCCATGAGCGAGGACGAGAAGAAGCTGACTGCATATCACGAGGCGGGTCACGCTATCGTCGGTCGACTGGTGCCCGAGCATGACCCGGTTTACAAAGTCACGATCATTCCACGCGGCCGAGCGCTGGGCGTGACCATGTACCTGCCGGAGGGTGACAAGTACAGCATCAATCGCGTGGCCATCCAGTCACAACTGTGTTCGCTGTATGGTGGCCGCGTGGCTGAAGAACTGATCTTCGGTGCCGACAAGGTCACCACCGGTGCCTCGAACGATATCGAGCGGGCCACCAAGATGGCACGCAACATGGCGACCAAGTGGGGCCTGTCGGACGAGCTGGGTCCGATCACCTATGGCGAGGACGAGGACGAGGTGTTCCTGGGGCGTTCGGTAACCCAGCACAAGAGTATCTCCAACGAGACCGCCAGCAAGATCGACGGCGTGGTGCGCAGCATCCTGGATAGCGCCTATGCGCGTAGTACGGAGTTGCTGACAGCGAATCTCGACAAGCTGCATGCGATGGCGGAGGCCCTGCTGCAGTACGAAACCATCGACGCGCATCAGATTGACGACATCATGGCCGGGCGCGTGCCTGGGCCGCCGGCCGACTGGACGAAAACGGCCTCCACCGGTAGCACGCCACCACCGCCGCCACCGAAGGGTGACGCAGGGTCCACGGTGGGCAAGGTCGGTGATCCGGCGCCACAAAGCCGCAACGGATGGGATGGCTGAGCGCCGTTTGGACGGCTATTCATCAAGAGATGACGAGGCGGCCGACGGCTGCCTCGTCGTTCCTGAACCCTGGTTGGCAAACGGGATGAAGATAATTTTACGAAAAGGGTTGACGCAAGAGGCTGGAGTCTGAATAATTCCGCTTCTGGCTTCGCCGCCTTGTTTCCCAAGACAAGATGGGCGGAGTTGAAAAGTTTTCAGTGCGCCCGTAGCTCAGTTGGATAGAGTACCTGGCTACGAACTAGGTGGTCGGGAGTTCGAATCTCTCCGGGCGCACCATTTTATTCTGCAAGACGGGTTGCTTCAGTCCCGTCTGGTTTTCAGGCAGCGGCTGGTACAGCTCTGATGAAAACGGTAACAAAGAAATACCAAAGGTGTGCTTCGATACGATTGACTGGGCGAGGCGTCACCCGTAACATTTCAAGGCTTCGGTGGCGGGATTGCCGGGGATTCGAAAGCGGGGTATAGCTCAGTCTGGTAGAGCGTTGCGTTTGGGACGCAAAAGTCGGGGGTTCGAATCCCTCTGCCCCGACCAGCGAAACGTTCTACCGCAGTGACTGCGCTTGTAGCTCAACCGGATAGAGCATCGGCCTTCTAAGCCGACGGTTGCAGGTTCGAGTCCTGTCTGGCGCACCAGTTGCAAGATTTATGGTGGGTGTAGCTCAGCTGGTTAGAGTCCCGGATTGTGATTCCGGTTGTCGTGGGTTCGAATCCCATCATCCACCCCAGTTTCAAATCCGCCGCGGCGGGTACAATCAGTTCATGGGCCGTTAGCTCAGTTGGTAGAGCAGTTGACTCTTAATCAATTGGTCGAAAGTTCGAATCTTTCACGGCCCACCAACAAAACAGCCACTCAGGGAAACCTGGGTGGCTGTTCTCTTTCCGGGATCTGGAATTCGCTGCTTCGATCATGCAATGACAGGGTCAGAGCGAGCTGGCGGACCCGAAGGTCCGCCGGTGATCCTGCTGCAGGCGTGATGCGTTCACCGGCAGTCAGATGCTCTTTGCCAGCCCCTCGGCCAGACCGATGTAGCTACCGGGCGTCAGCTCCAGCAAACGCTGCTTCGCCTCGGCGGGAAGGTCCAGTCCGGCAATGAATTCGCGCATGGAATCCTTGGTGATGCCGTGGCCGCGGGTCAGCGCCTTGAGCTGCTCATAGGGTTGCGGCAGGCCGTAACGGCGCATCACGGTCTGCACGGCTTCAGCCAGTACTTCCCAGCTGGCGTCGAGATCGCTGCCAATGCGCTCGGCGTTGACATTGAGCTTGCCCAGACCTTTCTTCAGCGATTCCAGCGCCACCAACGTATGGCCGAAGGCGGTGCCCAGCGCGCGCAGCACGGTGGAGTCGGTGAGGTCGCGCTGCCAGCGGCTGATCGGCAGTTTCTCGGCAAAATGGCCGAGCAGGGCGTTGGCCAGGCCGAAATTGCCTTCGGCATTTTCAAAGTCGATCGGGTTGACCTTGTGCGGCATGGTGGACGAGCCGACTTCGCCGGCCTTCAGCGTCTGCTTGAAATAGCCCAGCGAGATATAGCCCCAGATATCACGCGCAAGATCGATCAGGATAATGTTGGTGCGGCGTACCGCGTCGCAGTATTCGGCGACGTTGTCATGCGGTTCGATCTGCGTGGTGTAGGCGTTGTAGTCGAGGCCGAGGCTTTCGACGAAACGCTGCGAGAAGGCCTGCCAATCCACTTCGGGATAGGTGATGACATGTGCGTTGTAGTTGCCCACGGCGCCATTGATCTTGCCGGAAACTTCAACGGCCACCAGCTGTTTGCGCTGACGGTTCAGGCGAGCCACCACGTTGGCGATTTCCTTGCCGAGCGTGCTGGGTGAAGCAGTCTGGCCATGGGTGCGCGAAAGTAGCGGTAAGGCGGCGTTGGTATGGGCGATTTCGCGCAGCGTGGAAGTCACTGCATCAAGTTGCGGCAGCAG
Coding sequences within:
- the truD gene encoding tRNA pseudouridine(13) synthase TruD, coding for MSELPHAFGNPPLSARMRVSPEDFQVEEVLGYDADGGGEHALLWVEKRGANTDWVARELAKFAGVAQVAVGYAGMKDRHAVTRQTFSVQLAGKPDPDWSAFPHAEVKVLAATRHSRKLKRGALRGNRFVLVLRDVQGDHATAEGVLAQISKRGVPNYFGEQRFGREGNNVAQARAMFGGRRVERDKRSLLLSAARSYIFNNVLAERVERGAWDTPLQGEIWSLAGSRSWFGPEPFTPVLAERLARADIHPSGPLWGQGDPPSADDAGSLECEVAAQDGDLVAGLVAARMDQERRPLRLLPKDLRWRWLADDALEVSFELPAGAYATVVMRELAAVRD
- a CDS encoding Smr/MutS family protein, giving the protein MKQRIPNPIDEGDARLFREAIGEVRPLAPVAPQPATLRPEPRPRMFEADEAAVPGELLDLSFDPAMLEIGEELSYLREGYSPKLLRQLKRGQFSVQDDLDLHQMNMAAAQASIAIFLAEAKHHGLRCVRIVHGKGLRSKAAGPVLKGLTDRVLRRRDDVVAFASARPSMGGTGAVVVLLKG
- a CDS encoding TonB-dependent receptor: MPATSVCAEIPQARSVSHSVPARQDQSGTTDQVTRQHQPVAGIEDQAHTMELGSVVVTANRRDETLQTVAAPVSVLTNRDIERQHLEDFADYAGTVPGLNYVSMGPGQTELSLRGIASGSAQPSASVGVYVDETPYGSSSVFATGSLTTPDLDPTDLERVEVLRGPQGTLYGAGALGGVIRFITIDPDTQSLSGRVQLEGNRVAGGGSGFSTHGMINLPLITDKMAVRATAFDRTDPGFIDDAGLGKRNVNDSRVKGGRVSLLWMPSEQTSLRLMTLAQNLNGDGSPSVTLHPLSNQPIYGDLQQRVAAKTGTFAGRYRLSNATLKSDFGWSSLTASSSYSTLDARSQPDDTPLLYLGPPTGTVQTNTVRQTKATQELRLQSPTDQTVEWLGGVFFTHETGSNLQHVFPINYATGVAVASPFGMPIADVSLPSTYDAYAAYASLTFHISERFDVEMGLRYSHDQQHFQEIGSGVLFGSAIPMVLVDKKSADSSNTYSLTPRFHISDTTMIYGRVASGFLPGGPNVVPAGIPGVPATFSPTRLVNYELGLKTTSADHRFTADLSAFYIDWTRIPLTTFINPYSFLTDAGKADSKGLEATIQFIPVQGVRLAFNSAYTHAKLTSAAPSPSNGKAGDRLPYSPQFTANVSADYDFPLSGGWKGFVGATYQFVGSRMTDFAFDGSARSTVPSYETLALRAGASHDQWDFHLYVKNLGNERGIVQGSGGAGRMNPVSGMNENKATIITPRQMGVSVSYSF
- the surE gene encoding 5'/3'-nucleotidase SurE codes for the protein MRVLVSNDDGVDAPGIRVLAERLAAVAKVTVVAPDRDRSGASNSLTLDAPLRVLPMGDGFYRVAGTPTDCVHLALAGLLDEEPDMVVSGINNSANLGDDVIYSGTVSAAMEGRFLGLPAIAVSLVSHDHKGVHYESAAKAVLLLMQRLLVDPLPADTILNVNVPDCPWDEIQGFEVTRLGRRHRAAPCIAQTDPRGRPIWWIGPAGEADDAGPGTDFNAVRRGFVSVTPIHVDLTRFQALEKVSSWMLPLSDEMARGRGTASEVA
- a CDS encoding protein-L-isoaspartate(D-aspartate) O-methyltransferase, translating into MTVYPLPPAELKGEGMTSQRARDRLATLLKDSGIRDTRVIEVIRNLPRHHFIDQALHSRAYENDALPIGHGQTISQPWVVARMTEALLEHFDAKQGMPQKVLEIGTGSGYQAAVLAALVPQLFTVERIEALLRQARRRFRQLGLTNLRSRHDDGKLGWADEAPFDAIILTAAGDTIPTRILDQLSPTGVLVAPVGSPSRQTLIRMRGDGQGDFIQEELGPVSFVPLLGGIG
- a CDS encoding VTT domain-containing protein, giving the protein MRLFETLYARALVWARAPRAVYYLCALSFFEAFIFPIMPEVMLAPMMLGKRHKAFFYANLSLLFSLLGALVGYALGHWAYETVKPLLSVHMQQVITVWVDNLRTDMNQHWLAMLGALTLAALQPVIPMKLVTWAAGIVGVPVLPFLACVAVGRGKRVWLLALLIRLFGERAERMLHRNIEWIGWAALVLLGLLLGWWLWSRG